TACTCGGTCCAGAAGAAATTCCTTATGGAATGTTTGTAAGCCATTATTTCATGCTCTTGTATCAAGGGGATCGAGTACACGGAGTACATGTCAGCACGTTCCCTTAACGATTGATCACCAACATGTGAGGATTGTTTAAATGAACGTCATCCGACATGCTGGGGAATATGCTTTCAAGTACAGTGACGGGCAAAAGTAACCCCTGCAACGACGTGtcgttcaattttttaataataaattgtaaaatttttatttagagaGGGCATGATTAAATAGGGCATTTATTGTGGGACATGTTGAAGCTCTAATTactaagaataattaattttcaaatttcaagctaATAAAATTTCCTAATAAAATTTGTTCGTATGCAAAATTAAGAAGGTTATTGAATTATTCCAAGAACCATCCAGCTAAATCGTGTACATACGTTAGGGTAAGTAGTTACCTGTGCGTAACGAAGGCTGGCAAAATAAGAGAAACGGCGAAACATGATCGGGCAAAGAGATAAACACGGCTACTGCGAGGTCTCCTTTACTCCGCGGGGTTCCCGGAAAAAGAGGACCTCAAGATGGACACTCGCCATCTCATCTAGCAGAGATAGACCGTGGCCCAGCTACCATATCTGATGAAACGCGATGGATGGGGACAGCGTGACACTAAAGTACGAAACAAAAGTGTCCTTCGTGGCGTGCTTCCCTCTGTCTCACCGCATCCAAACCCTACGACTCGACCACCCCCTTCGGCACCCACATCTCCGACCAGGGAGAAATTTTTACTATCTTCTCGTCAATTTCTTACCTACTTTCACGTTAGCCAGGTCGTTTCCCACTATAACATACTGTGGGATGAAACGAACTGatctgaaattcatttttgtgATTTTATAAATCAGTCGTTTCGATGGGTTCGATAATTTTagtgttaaaaataaaatcctgATGACTattaagagaaaaataattgaatcgATGAATtgaagaataatatttttgtgttTCAATTTCAGGACTCGCTGATTTCAGGTTTGATTTTGATGGAAAtccaaaatataaaaaacagGTTTCTATCAAATTCTGAATTACTCTTTTGCCCTCCACCAAAAATATAATACCACCCCTGATTGCTGCTAAGAAAGCAAGATTCATCAAGAAATGACATGTTTGCACGGTTCTATGTCGGTGTCGATCGCCGGAACTTGGAGAGCAAAATCGTGGCACAGTGGGTCTCTGAACGCGACACACGACCCCTTTGGAGGCGCCAGCCTgctaaaagaagaagaagaagaagaagagaaagaaggcGTTCCGACGAAACGGAACGCGGTGTCGGAGCCAGATAAGATCTCCGAAACCGGGGATCagtaatattttacaaagtcATCGAAGTTGCTCGCTAACTTCGGCATAAATTACAAATCGTTGTCCTTCTCTTTTTCGCTCCTCTTCGCGCTCATCCCTTTTCGTGAAATCTCTTCCACCGCTACGAGAAGATGGGAAATTGCATCGACGAACCCTCTTCCTTCGTAAGGAGTGTTAAACAAACACTTAGCATCGCTAATAACATAGGACACACCGATTCGACTCGCGAGGGTACCAATAAATTATTCTCTGTAGAAAGAATATGCATGTATCGAGAACTCTTGAAAATTAGCAAACACACGAACACTATGCAAACAGGTAGAACCCTTCAAAACCGTGTGAAAACTTTAAGTGTTGAAGAAAACAGAAGAGGCGTTACTATACCAATAATTCTGTTTTCCAATGTACAATAAAATCTTAATTATCTGAACTAAAATTGTTGAATTCatcttaaaattattttaaaattcaaaatttactTTCTGtgattgtaaaattttatcaaatttgaaACTTCGAATTGGTATAAAtactattttataattttattccatCAAACTATATTAAACTTCTGATGGCTTGAAATCAACTcgaaaaaatggtaaaattctATAAACAATCCAATAGATCTTTTTATCTTCACGATCACTGAACTTCTCCGTGATCCAGCGTTAGAAAAAAAGCAGGTACGCGTTTAATATTCATGGAAACGTATAAAATTCGAGGCTGGTTGTTTGAACTTCGTGGGCGAGTTAGAAGGAAACTTTGTATTATTCGTTTCCAAAGGGATTTCGTAAGTTTGGCATAAAAGTTGCGCGGAACCATAAGCGTGAAATTGAGTGTTTACCCGACAGATTAGCGTCTACGACAGAGCAGAATATGCCCGCTGTTTATTATTTCCGACAGTAAGCAAACCGATTACTATCACCGAACGTTACTTAACATTTTgtcgaagagaaaaagaaaagaacggAAAGTAAAAAGTCCGAGGAACACAAGGTCCGGACCATGACACGAATACATTCCTCGCTACGAACTTTGCCAGGGACTTGTTCATAAATCATATccggaggaaaaaaaaaagatatgtTTGCAATGCGACATATGCTAGCAAAATATCCTGTATGCCGACGGTGAATGATGGTTTCGATGCGGCTGACAAATTAATTCAATGTCCAGAACGCgtaattttcaacatttttaatgtttttcttcatttttgaaCGCCTGTTAAAAAacgtttttaaattattcagaGACTGAATTATTAATCAGACGAATCATCACCTATGTTAATTCTTATTATAAGTTTCTTTGAAggaaatgtataattttacattttaatgaatttaatattccAATTAAAGAACTTccaattttttgaaaatataattttatcataatttatatagttgagtaaaatttaaaagttaactctatattgaaataattcttAGTTATATTCctacaaatattaattaattaaactgaCAGTAATAAGATAACAGACGATTAAACATAAAGAAGAGCTATAAACATTACGAAAATTGCACTCTTCTTGGTATTCGAGAATTTTATGACGAAGCATACGAAACCCCGATTCattctcctcttttttttcaggAGAAGACAGCCTTTACCTACGTGGAAACAACGAGGGTGGTTAGTCCGAGTGTAACCGAGAAGTTAACGCGATAACGATCTGAATACCGAAGATTTTCAGGGGTAAAATACAGATATCACCCATGAAGACAGCCTATCCATTCTCAAGCAGATTCTAACCCGAAGTCTGGAATTAATATTCCGTTTCTATGTGCAGAATTTGTCTATCGTGGTTCGGTCCCCTCAAGGGAAAAGCCCAAGTATTCGGTCGACCTGCGTGGAATGGTAAGAATGAAGAAATACTATACCGACAAATGTGCCTCACTGTTCTTACCTTTAATCTGTTAACCCACTGACGACCATTTTcacattttatttctttcaaagaTTAAACCTTCCCTTGGTCGATAAACTCGgtacaaaaattgaaatttattctaaaataaaatcttgaaaaatcccattcaatattttttgacataGTAAATGAAAGGCTTAGAAGAAACCCCCCTTAGGAACCAGGGGCTGCAACCATCCTTAGACCTCCCCTTAAACCGGTGCTGCTCTTTTTGTTGTCGAATTTACGAgagtataaaaaaaatgataaatataatGATAGATCGAAAGCCAAAGTCTACATCCACCCAAGTCGCTCGGGGGATAATCTACAAGCGTCTAAAATGTTCGCGGCCATCGGTCCACCGTGAATTCCGTACGAAATTACACGGACGTAACGAAATTCAATCCAAAATTAAAATCGACTTTAAAGCGCATCTTTTACAATGTATATGTGACTATAGGGGTGTCGTCTTAAATTCATCGGGGCCGGGTGTCGTCccgaataaaaagaaacgtaGAAAGTGTACAGCGTGTCGGCGAAGACGGTATCGCATTTCGTGTGTGAATCGATATTTGTTACACGTTCTTATAGAAGATGAAGAAGCGGTTCGTGGTGTTGCCGTACGAGGCACGAGCAACGGGGCGGACCGGGTAGGGGGCGCAAAAGGTGCGGGCATTTTGAGGGGCCCTATTTAACGAGTGGCCCCCCGTGGCCGGCGTAACCGGGCCCAATCAACCCGAGTCCAATTCCTGGCCATCGCTTCGACTTGTTTTATGTAATGCCCGGCGACGCCGGAATCAATTAGCCCGGGCCACCCTCTCCTTATTTTGCGTATGCATACGGCGCTTATATGCATAGCATCGGCCGATCCGACCGAAAGAGGTTCCGAACTTATTTGCAACTGTCCGTTGTACAAAAGGGGACGACGGTAGATGAGAAGAACCGGTTTGCTAAGAGTTAGGCGGAAATTAAACGAGTGGAAACAAACGAGGATAGCGGTACAACTGGTCGCCCCCCAGCGGCGCACGGAATTACCGGCGCCCATTTTCACGTGGAAATCTATCAACTATTGATACTATGTGTACGTGGACAATTGGTTCCGATTTTGGGTGAAGTTAGAGTACTATTATATAACATGTATGATGCTAGATTCGTACCACCTATGTACCATTCCTTGCATGAAATCTTCAAATGTATGATATACAATGAGTATATacatactatatctaaaaaGTAATAAGACTGAATGAagataaattgaataaatttcaaaaatttgataacaaacagaattaaaaaatgggtGATAGAAAGATATCATAGACGCACTATGTAAAGTGATAGAAACTTCAGAGAAAATACCGCTGGATCACAGCACGATCACGATAGATCACACAGCAGAAGCCAGTATGGGAGATCAAACTTTGTTCAGTTACTAGGCAAACAATCGACCGGGCTATTCACAATCGGAAAAGCACTGCCGGCACGTTTCGGACAAAAGTGTGTGCATACATCAAGCTTGTTTATATATACACTGGAGCGAAGGTATGCAACAATACAGCAATTTGGCCTGAACCGATACGAGATCTCACAAAGGTGTCTTTCCCACCTTACCGTTACCAACCACCATGGACAAACCGAGTCTCTCGTTCGTTATGCTACAGTAGAGATTCCTAAATTTATTTGGCCTCCCgacaccttttttttttttgaaaaacgTATCATCGAATGCAGAGTCGATTGACTGTAAAATAcatatagaaaaattgattcCACTCCGTTGACTCGTATCGATTTCACGGTGGCCCGTGCCATGTACCCCGTGTATCAAACGTGTATGCGCATACCTAACTCGTACGAGACGCACCGACGCGTATGGATACCGACATTGTACCTTCTATTTCTGGAATTCGATACGATCTTATCTCGACTTCGAACCAGCCACGACCCCCGCGAAGAGGATCTTTGATTTACTACGggggagagaagaaaaagaacggTAACGCGACTCCGAGGACAGCGGTCATACGTTCGGTGTGACAATTGGAGAAACGCGATTTgcgaatataaattattttctttgttatttattaattttgcgTCGAATACACAAGACATGACATTTTTTTAAACTGAACTGATTGCGAGTGTACCAATTAATGGCAAGGAAAATGACTTAAAATATATCTAACTCtaaaagttatttattatatttactgaTGATGGTACTCACCTCTTTCAGAGGTACTTTGAATGGCAAAATTTTTGTACCATTAATTACGGAACCATATGGTTTATATTCCAACCACCTGGAACATAAAACAAaacattttaacaaaaatattaaaactaaTACACAAATAcacaattataaattaaatagtaTAAAACGGATACATGCAACAAGTGATACTGAAAAGAAAACGAGTACCAGCATGTAACTATTTACTGGATATTATTGTCcgatataattttaaataatcgaAACTCtgacaaattattttacactaaATAACAGCACTTTTTTAAGACAATTGTTATTTcgtaaaagataaaaaagaacTAAAATTGGTcaatcaaaatatttaaatttgtacCACGTGACATCATTAGACACAAGCGAATAGCACCCTCTATTAAAAACATTGAGAACTATGAAGGGCACGTTTCTCAACCGATAAATTAGTAATCATATAAATCCCATCAAAAAACACATTtagaaacattaaaaatttattataaactaTGATTATGTAGCAtgtaaaaatcaattttaataacaaaactgtgatttacaattaaataagGTTTTATTGTAAGTGCAATGTAAcgaagaaatattataaatatgacGAAAAGTCGGCATAACATAACCTCTTTACAATGTGACCTCTGTTTAGAACCAATAAACAAGTAGTTTCCAATTTCCCAACAAATTCAATGGCAttatgtaaaatgaaaaataaataatagttaCTTTTCAGGTATCGACTTCGGCATATTTGTCACTTCTTTAGGTGATTTTATGAGAAATCGAAAGCATAACACAAAAACGCAATACCACTACCACAGCATGCATACGCAGCAGACAAATGCAGTCAATGGCTGTCGCGACGCAGAACGATTAATCGATCTCTCGATTTTCGCGCGCAACGTCATGTTATCCTGTTGTGACCAAATGCCATAGATCTGTGCTGAATGGAAGGGAGTATAACATAGATCTACTCCTTTAAACAtacaaattttacaaaataaatagaacGCTTATTCTTTAAACCTGTTCATTATAATATGCAGAgagtttatataatttaaaaatatcgtTTTAACACATTTCGTACCTAATAAATGGGACAGcatatacaaattattaatactgtaataattattaacttaattttcgaaacaaaaattaattttcatatgtACAAACAAATATGATTATATATAAAACGATGAACATAAACAGTTTTAACaattaagatttttattaGCTTGTTGGACATTGTATATCACCCTCTTTTCTTGCCTTTAGTTGTAGTATCTCCTCCAGCACTTTTTTCTCCATCTCCAAAAGTGCAGGTGGTTTTTTATACTGCAAAAAAATGAATATgagatttataaaaaaattctcaaagaAAAAGTAGTAATTTTCATACCACAATAATTAGGGTGTTATGCTGATGGGTAAAAGATATTCTTTCCTGTTCAGGTTTTAACCCAACACGTTCTAAATCTGGAACCTTTagttttttgaaatattttttattacttgtACGAACAGTTATTGTTCCATCATCTTCAGCAGTAACTGAATACACATTCTGAGGATACATTAAATTTCTTATACGCCACTCAAGTGCTGTTTTTGTCACCCTTCTTGTAATAAATGGCTATAAAAGTGTGATTTAATAACTTGTTAGTTATCAAATGTTTGAGCTTTGATGAGGTACATCTATGAATATATTCTCatgatttataaaaaagaCTATACATACAGCATTTGAACTTTCTTGAATTCCATACACTTCAATGTTATTTTGTTTTGGTTCAGGATCCCCAATTTCTACATTCCAACCTTCATTTTGACCAAGATTACCTTTTTCTTTCCATGCTCTTCTTACCAAAACATTAGTTTCCAAATGGTATTCTTCTACCATTTCTCTACCATCTTCTaataagaaatgaatttttctttttcctacaatttataaaatattacttcattataacattattaaagttacttatattttacactaaataatgaataaacgATATActacaaatatattttatgtaatagCAATCTATTGATCAAACATCTTAAAGGTTAACAGTACACATTTTGGATtacttattttataattataatcaaaGTAACACTAACATTATAgatcaaatattaatatatctttaaattatattaccgTCCTGAATAATAGCGGTCTTCTTGGCATTTTGAATGAGGTTCAACCACGATTCCGGCGCCATCGATAAACATTGAGTTTCTTAGCAACTGTAGGCGACATAACGCTTTGGCACGCTTCGGCGCAAGGTACGTGGGCTGtctttatttgaattttatattattaactGAGGGAATGGTATTTCGAACAcatcaataataaataatatactttttttattataaattaagatACAGTTATTAAAGCGAACAgtattacatatacatattaattatacaatgCTCCTTACTAATACAATTTGTGATGCCCATGTAAACTATTTTGAAGTAGCTAAACTGCTAAAAGTATATCTTTAATCTTATGTGAAAACATAGGATTTAACATTTGCAActgtaaaaatttattaaaagaataaatactAACAATTAACTAAGTTTCAATGATTTTATCACAGTTAAAACATAAACTTAGGCGAATATTGTGATTCCTTTGTTTTTAGTACCTTTACAGTTAACTCACTTTGAATGGTTTCAGattgttattaattactatttattttattattatctattACATATGAAACTGTATGAAGTATGAATATGCAATCAGTACCGCTTGATTATAAAAATCGATGTAACCATTATATATGTGTAAAGAGTTTATAGATTTATTTTACCGAAGCATACATATTTACAAATACTTTGCAAAATTGTTACTGCAAGTGGAAATTACATTATTCCTTTTGTAATGTTAATTCAGTTAACCAAAGTGctcaattttgttaattggtctttttaatatattagatataacaaaattataaataatatagaaacaAATATGTAACTTGCACCTATAGTATTttaaaatgaagaatttaattgaattgttAAACAGTGTTtagttttaaaattatattgaatttGTTGAGTTAAAATACGTTTAACCTTAAAAATCCTTTTATGTACATTTCCAAGGAATCTTAATAAACAAAccttttaaatatataataaaaattatgttcTATTTTGAATtcgttaaatattaatatcttaCGATCCCTTGGAATATATTTTCacttggaaaaagaaagaagttaaagcagttttaaaaaattgcaatattaaAAGCATTCAAAGAGCACAGTAAACACGGTACATCTCAATTTTTGTGCTGAGTGTGCCATTACTTATATgttgtatttaaattatttgacatAACATCTTAAATCTTCCTAAATTGTATTCAGAATGTTTTACGATGAATCGCTCTTATACCATCTTCTTCGTATTCCCTTTTACTAACCCACATCTTCTTAAAAGTATCTAATGAAGCCAAAATGGAACCTCCAATCCAAGTACTATATAATCGTTCTTGTGGTGCTGATATCTATTacaattcaaatatttataatagaGAAAATTCTAGCACAAAGTGATAGTTTGTTACATACAATACATACcctaatttttatatcttttggTGCCATTTTACGAATTTCAGATAATAGCCTATCACCAAATCCCTAATACATAAAACACATATTGAAGTACCTTGTACTATTAATAACACAATACCTTTAATATACTTCTGATTAATTTCATACTTACACGGAATAACGTTGATCCTCCTGACAAAACAATATTCTGGAATAACACCTTTCTTAAATCTAGGTCAGATTTCTGAATGGAATATGTTAATACTTCATGAAGTCCTTCACATTCTTCTCCAATCAGGTCTGGTCTAAAGAGTACTTCAGGAGCTCTAAACCGAGCTGGACCGATCTATTGTAAATAAGTACCATACTCTGCATACATCATACATCAAAAGTTTTCaaatacattaaataaattatccaaataattaaataaattatattcatattaaTCATTCTTTCAGAGGTAACAAACTATTACCTCCAAACAACTCCCATCAGGTAGGATATACTGAAATTTCTCTGTCTCAATGGTTTCTTCTTTCAGAGGATTACTAGCGAGATAGCACGCTCGTTCTTTAATTGTTCTAACAATTTCGAATTCTGCTGTAGTTCTAAAATTAATACTTTCTTTACGTAAAAGAAGTCGTAGATGCCTTGTAACGTCGCGTCCTGCTATATCAACCCTCATAATACTATGAGGGATAGCAAAACCTTCATAAATAGGTACAGCATGTGTGACACCATCTCCAGCATCCAAAACAACCCCTGTAGTTCGTCCAGTGGCATATCTACAAAAGTATTATTCAATGGTTAACATTgaaagattattaatttacattatcTATTACAGGTCATATACGTACAAACTAAGAACAGCTTGCATTGAAACAAACAAAGCTGGGACATTGAATGTATCAAAGAATATTTCTGCAgctttttctctatttttcctTGGATTAAGTGGTGCTTCTGTTAATAGAACTGGATGTTCTTCACTAAATGTTGCTAACTGATCTTTACTATATACATAAGACCAAATTCTCTCCATGTCATTCCAATCTGTAACAACTCCATGTTCCATTGGATAACGAAGAGATAAAAGGCCACGATGTTCCTCAGCTATTGGCCCCACAAACAGATCTCCTTCTAGAGCACCAGCCATGACCCTTACATGTTTGGGTCTGCCAATgctagaaattatttttattaacagtTAACATAATTCATAAATACAATACATTACATCAGCAATAATGTTACATGAgacagaaagaaagaagatacaataattaaaaagaaatttgaggTTTCTTTACTACCTGGCAGTAACTTCTAAGCAAGCAGAACACTGAAGAATACTAATTAGATCTTACCATAAGATTTACTTACTAGTTTGGAAATCTGCATTTTGGTATTTGATCACCTGCAAAGCCTGCTTTGATTACACCAGAACCCTAagcatatgaaaatataatattaatgatattattattgattttaaataataaaaatgattttatttccaaaaaattattaaattctcATAATGCATAAGGAAgcattatattaaaatattaataacaaaaaaatagtTCATGGAATGTAGAAAGATtgcataatataaataatatccCTAATTTCAAAGAGAAAGTGCAAAGTTTTTGGCGTTACTTAGAAGCCGACATTATGGTAGAATTCAATTTGACACACCAGCACAAAGGatgataaaattgaataatttttaaatctaaTATGTTATTTACATTATCAATAACTACGGGCTGGTTAACTATCACATCGTAAGGCTccataattatttaaaaacctcactattttatgtaaaaactttgaaaaatcacAGTCGTAACCCTACAGGCGCACACCTATTCTCTGGTGAGGTCTGAAGGGAGGTATTGACAGCtaagcaaaataaaattacttctTCTTTCTAGTTACAAACAGGATTGCCAATAGCTCATTTAACTTTTGGTTACACATTCATtccaattattataaattacaatataatatatttatatgtatttgaaaatgaaaatgcttgaaaactttaaatgttttttatttcaagaTGACTTAACATTACAGCATAATCTTTTTCAACGAGTCACAGCCAAGAGTTGAAAATGTCTTTAATAATgttatattgaaataatatagACTGTTTCCCATGATTTCACAATTTACtgttttaatattgaaaaacagcagttatatctaaaatattacaaaattaggAACTATAAATAATATTGGTTCAGACTGTAAAACTTGTATGCAATATTTGTTGTTTTCTAGAAGTAAcagtaataatttaataatattatcacACTGTTATACTTAACAACTGAAAGTATAAAGAATGTTTAAACCACTTGTTTATATCTTTTGATTCTTTCGTTACTAAAACAGTGTCTATAAGAGAAgctatacataattaatatatttctgccATAAGTAGTACAACTAAAGATGTCCAACCAGTAAACGGATGACTGCCTTTACCTTCTCCATAAACATCTCCATAATTTTCCCACAAATATCCTGACtttttatattgtttaatAATGTTCTGTATTAGATTCTGCCTTAaactttgataaatttttcttgCTTCATCTTGATAGGGTCCATCAATAGTAGAATAATAATGTGTAGCTCTTACTGTCAAGTAATTTAAATTCATCCAAATAGCTCCTCGCCAATAAGGAGCATCATGTTcagtattatatttcatataaaacGGTGATATCTTTGCAAGCGATCTTAAACCATGCTTAGTCCATAAAAGATCAGGATTCTTTAAATCTTGTAATACTTTGCCTAATTGCGGAGAATTGGGATCAAtgatttgtaaaataaatggaaataatGATACATAGCCAAAGGACGTATCAACATATCTTAAAGTTGGATCTTCTGAAACGACCCGTATTGTTTCCAATTGTTGTACATGTGATCTTGTAGGTGTAATTGGTTTCCGCAGAACTACTTTATCTGTATGCAATCCAAAATCAGCATAGGTTTCAGTATTCGGTGAccagtgtaatttattcaataaattattatcgGATAAATACTGGTACGTTTCCTTATATTTGTTATTAGGCTGATTCAAAATTTCACTAATCTGGTACATAATATTCGCAGCAAATGCAATCCAACAACGTAAATCTACGTGTCTTTCATCGACGTTTGGATGAGAAGCTCTTGGATAATCATCCAATCCAGAAGTTAGTGTCTTTGGATTTAATTCCTTGTTAGTTGTTCCGTCTCTACCTCGCCATCTGTACGTACTTGGTATATCTCCTATTTGTGTAGTATTAAACCAATTAAACCATGTTTGAAGTCGAGGATACAATTTATCAAGAAATTGAAAACGTTTGTCTAATATTTCCTTCTCTTTATGCTTAAGTATAAAATGTAACGTCAAAAAAAATGTAGGCGGATTCGCGTTTGTATTTATTTGAGTCACAAATTCTTCTGGTACTTTTGCTAAAGATTCCTGACCCAAAATCATTTCTCGAGGAATCCAACCTTCTGCATTCATCAGATCAAACCAATGATTCATGATGTCTAATTCAATGTCTAAGTCCCAAATTGATATAAGTAAGCCATGGAATCCTTCGTCCCACAAGAAACCACGTGGAAAAAAGCTTCTGCTAGGCACAGCAGTGTACAAAGGTGCTTTCCAGTAAGGCACAGGTCCTTTAGTATATTGACTTTGTACCTGTGAACTTCCATAGAAATAGCCTATGGAACCTATCATATTCGATAGTGACATTTTTGCAAATGTGATATCTTCTTCCGTAAAACCTTTTGAtcttaatttaaataatttttcgaatttttcgtCGAATAATTTTCGTTGCTTTTCTAAAGCAAGTTCATAGTTTTGACCAGTTAGTTTGTTAACCCTGTTGATGAAACTACCTGACTCGtaactaatttcaatttcaaaaggAATTCTTCCTGTTATTTGTGTTACAATAAAAtttgcttctttctttttaccaTCTGCTGATAATGGTATTTGTTCACCTGACAAGATTATGTGTTTTTTTGAAGATCCTTTGTGAGATGCTATTCTAAGATTCTGAAGAACGGTTTCTTTCAAAACAGTCAAACTAGGGACAGCAGTTGCTAAAAACGAGTGCTCTTCTACGGTTCCCTGTACTATGTTGAGATTTATAGTAAATGAACCCAACCCTTGGGTATTTCCTTCTACACCTGTTAGGTGTCTTTCATCACCAAGACTGACTTTAATCCATCCCTTGGTGTTTTCTTCAATGGCAGTATAGAAGagtaatgaaatttcttcACCATTTCTTACTCCATTTTCAGAAGTTACACCAATTCTTTTAGTCCAATCTCCACCATGTTT
The genomic region above belongs to Osmia bicornis bicornis chromosome 9, iOsmBic2.1, whole genome shotgun sequence and contains:
- the LOC114876763 gene encoding mannosyl-oligosaccharide glucosidase GCS1 isoform X1, producing MAKNKTQDKFTKLKSKASNTKKENKFKMSILNTSATVLCISIAAWFSYKGYLETRVNTPYDTKKLVTTSGLDAPDRYWGSYRSAAYFGLKTRDPHSLVTGLMWYFPHLLRQDGSGLRHWCEQGDKLDRYAWMEHDGRTFGVQEIVDGSAILNTTFVKRLGGKHGGDWTKRIGVTSENGVRNGEEISLLFYTAIEENTKGWIKVSLGDERHLTGVEGNTQGLGSFTINLNIVQGTVEEHSFLATAVPSLTVLKETVLQNLRIASHKGSSKKHIILSGEQIPLSADGKKKEANFIVTQITGRIPFEIEISYESGSFINRVNKLTGQNYELALEKQRKLFDEKFEKLFKLRSKGFTEEDITFAKMSLSNMIGSIGYFYGSSQVQSQYTKGPVPYWKAPLYTAVPSRSFFPRGFLWDEGFHGLLISIWDLDIELDIMNHWFDLMNAEGWIPREMILGQESLAKVPEEFVTQINTNANPPTFFLTLHFILKHKEKEILDKRFQFLDKLYPRLQTWFNWFNTTQIGDIPSTYRWRGRDGTTNKELNPKTLTSGLDDYPRASHPNVDERHVDLRCWIAFAANIMYQISEILNQPNNKYKETYQYLSDNNLLNKLHWSPNTETYADFGLHTDKVVLRKPITPTRSHVQQLETIRVVSEDPTLRYVDTSFGYVSLFPFILQIIDPNSPQLGKVLQDLKNPDLLWTKHGLRSLAKISPFYMKYNTEHDAPYWRGAIWMNLNYLTVRATHYYSTIDGPYQDEARKIYQSLRQNLIQNIIKQYKKSGYLWENYGDVYGEGKGSHPFTGWTSLVVLLMAEIY
- the LOC114876793 gene encoding actin-related protein 1, whose translation is MEPYDVIVNQPVVIDNGSGVIKAGFAGDQIPKCRFPNYIGRPKHVRVMAGALEGDLFVGPIAEEHRGLLSLRYPMEHGVVTDWNDMERIWSYVYSKDQLATFSEEHPVLLTEAPLNPRKNREKAAEIFFDTFNVPALFVSMQAVLSLYATGRTTGVVLDAGDGVTHAVPIYEGFAIPHSIMRVDIAGRDVTRHLRLLLRKESINFRTTAEFEIVRTIKERACYLASNPLKEETIETEKFQYILPDGSCLEIGPARFRAPEVLFRPDLIGEECEGLHEVLTYSIQKSDLDLRKVLFQNIVLSGGSTLFRGFGDRLLSEIRKMAPKDIKIRISAPQERLYSTWIGGSILASLDTFKKMWVSKREYEEDGIRAIHRKTF
- the LOC114876794 gene encoding protein DPCD, with the translated sequence MAPESWLNLIQNAKKTAIIQDGKRKIHFLLEDGREMVEEYHLETNVLVRRAWKEKGNLGQNEGWNVEIGDPEPKQNNIEVYGIQESSNAPFITRRVTKTALEWRIRNLMYPQNVYSVTAEDDGTITVRTSNKKYFKKLKVPDLERVGLKPEQERISFTHQHNTLIIVYKKPPALLEMEKKVLEEILQLKARKEGDIQCPTS
- the LOC114876763 gene encoding mannosyl-oligosaccharide glucosidase GCS1 isoform X2, coding for MEHDGRTFGVQEIVDGSAILNTTFVKRLGGKHGGDWTKRIGVTSENGVRNGEEISLLFYTAIEENTKGWIKVSLGDERHLTGVEGNTQGLGSFTINLNIVQGTVEEHSFLATAVPSLTVLKETVLQNLRIASHKGSSKKHIILSGEQIPLSADGKKKEANFIVTQITGRIPFEIEISYESGSFINRVNKLTGQNYELALEKQRKLFDEKFEKLFKLRSKGFTEEDITFAKMSLSNMIGSIGYFYGSSQVQSQYTKGPVPYWKAPLYTAVPSRSFFPRGFLWDEGFHGLLISIWDLDIELDIMNHWFDLMNAEGWIPREMILGQESLAKVPEEFVTQINTNANPPTFFLTLHFILKHKEKEILDKRFQFLDKLYPRLQTWFNWFNTTQIGDIPSTYRWRGRDGTTNKELNPKTLTSGLDDYPRASHPNVDERHVDLRCWIAFAANIMYQISEILNQPNNKYKETYQYLSDNNLLNKLHWSPNTETYADFGLHTDKVVLRKPITPTRSHVQQLETIRVVSEDPTLRYVDTSFGYVSLFPFILQIIDPNSPQLGKVLQDLKNPDLLWTKHGLRSLAKISPFYMKYNTEHDAPYWRGAIWMNLNYLTVRATHYYSTIDGPYQDEARKIYQSLRQNLIQNIIKQYKKSGYLWENYGDVYGEGKGSHPFTGWTSLVVLLMAEIY